One segment of candidate division KSB1 bacterium DNA contains the following:
- a CDS encoding NHL repeat-containing protein: protein MSFFLAALLLAHATVFPMPGGKDDPTTLVFPPFLHIWVQKATATHLKLYTKNSVKVDNPQGVAATRLDSWEDPKRTEDDDELTVYGVNAGYNMIIFNTSRSAIAFYGMNETGERRLRQPHGIAAHRSGEVYVADTGNHRVVHFHNPGRELRYIRALTGLRSPRDVAISPDKTVYVADTGNNRIAVYRDDQLLHSWGANGGLQAPTAVAATDASEPWSYYKDAFVIVIDQEQQRLQKFSPDGQLLASRTMAGLGITNARLAYAALDYYSNLYVTDTANHCLHKFDRHLNYLTRFGRRGSGAREFHEPRGLAIYKRFGQVIIAEREAVQYYWIGTDVRDFNARLTNQRLLEVSYFLTEPSFVTLEIRDAEGTALVQPMTNTLRFAGANRETFSGAWQPVDPALLPPKQSPLAPVAAGKFTLRLTIKPTYSSYMHFEKTVETRIHTAP from the coding sequence ATGAGCTTTTTCCTTGCAGCCCTGCTGCTCGCGCACGCCACAGTTTTTCCAATGCCCGGCGGCAAAGATGATCCCACCACCCTGGTCTTTCCGCCCTTCCTGCACATTTGGGTGCAAAAGGCCACCGCCACCCATCTCAAACTGTACACCAAGAACAGTGTGAAGGTCGATAATCCCCAGGGGGTGGCTGCCACCCGGCTGGACAGTTGGGAGGATCCCAAACGCACGGAGGATGACGATGAGTTGACGGTTTACGGCGTGAATGCCGGTTACAACATGATCATCTTCAACACCTCGCGCAGCGCGATCGCTTTTTATGGCATGAATGAAACCGGCGAGCGCCGCCTGCGGCAGCCGCATGGCATAGCCGCCCACCGCAGCGGCGAAGTCTACGTGGCGGACACCGGCAACCATCGCGTGGTGCATTTTCACAATCCCGGCCGCGAGCTGCGCTACATTCGCGCTCTCACCGGCCTGCGGTCCCCGCGTGACGTGGCCATTTCCCCCGACAAAACTGTTTATGTCGCCGATACCGGCAACAATCGCATCGCGGTCTATCGCGACGATCAACTGCTGCACAGTTGGGGCGCCAATGGCGGGCTGCAGGCCCCCACGGCCGTGGCCGCCACCGACGCCAGCGAGCCCTGGTCTTATTACAAAGACGCTTTTGTCATCGTCATCGACCAGGAGCAGCAGCGGCTGCAGAAATTTTCTCCCGACGGACAACTGCTCGCCTCGCGCACCATGGCAGGCCTGGGCATCACCAACGCCCGCCTGGCTTATGCCGCCCTCGATTACTACAGCAACCTCTACGTCACCGACACCGCCAATCACTGTCTGCACAAGTTCGACCGCCATCTCAACTACCTCACCCGCTTCGGCCGGCGCGGCAGCGGCGCCAGGGAATTTCACGAGCCGCGCGGCCTCGCCATTTACAAACGCTTCGGCCAGGTCATCATCGCCGAACGCGAAGCCGTGCAATATTACTGGATCGGCACCGATGTGCGCGACTTCAACGCCCGCCTCACCAATCAGCGGCTGCTCGAAGTCAGCTATTTCCTGACCGAACCGAGCTTCGTCACCCTCGAGATTCGCGATGCCGAAGGCACCGCATTGGTCCAGCCGATGACCAACACCCTGCGTTTTGCCGGCGCCAATCGCGAAACCTTCAGCGGCGCCTGGCAACCGGTCGATCCCGCGTTGCTGCCGCCCAAGCAGTCGCCGCTGGCACCGGTAGCCGCCGGCAAATTCACCCTCCGTTTGACCATCAAACCGACTTATTCCAGCTACATGCATTTTGAAAAAACTGTCGAGACCAGAATTCACACCGCACCATGA
- a CDS encoding IS4 family transposase → MQQFSTVYNQFLKLMPRRTFQQSVDRYQGDYRTRKMTCWSQFGLMSYAQVTGKVSLRDIEVSFANKENYFYHLGLQSVSHSTLADANAKRDWHIYQDLFEAILSRCRDLVPQHNFRFKNPLKSFDATTISLCLATFPWAKFRQTKGAIKIHTRLDHRGQIPDFVHITSGKTHEIKVARTLEIEADDILVFDRAMIDYKWLNHIDEQGAYFVTRAKDNMSYRVLRNPDHRLPVLTDHARAQGILKDQVICITGTKADDIPIELRLVVYRDPATGNVYEFLTNIFHLAALTIAQIYKARWEIEVFFKWIKQHLKIKIFFGTSENAVMTQIWIAMITYLLLAYLKYQTKCQYSLLHIRIHPVNPS, encoded by the coding sequence ATGCAACAATTCAGCACGGTGTATAATCAATTTCTCAAACTTATGCCTCGCCGCACTTTCCAACAGAGCGTCGATCGCTATCAAGGTGATTATCGGACGCGCAAAATGACGTGCTGGTCACAGTTTGGTCTCATGAGCTATGCCCAAGTCACCGGCAAAGTTTCTTTGCGTGATATCGAAGTCAGCTTCGCCAACAAAGAGAATTATTTTTATCATCTCGGCCTGCAGAGCGTTTCCCACTCGACATTGGCCGATGCCAATGCCAAGCGCGATTGGCACATCTATCAAGACCTGTTTGAAGCCATATTGTCGCGTTGCCGCGACCTTGTCCCGCAACACAACTTTCGTTTTAAGAATCCACTAAAATCTTTTGACGCCACAACGATCAGTTTATGTCTGGCCACGTTTCCGTGGGCCAAGTTTCGTCAAACCAAAGGCGCCATTAAGATTCATACGCGCCTGGATCATCGCGGGCAAATTCCCGATTTTGTGCACATCACCTCTGGGAAAACCCATGAAATCAAGGTCGCACGCACACTTGAAATCGAAGCCGATGATATTTTGGTGTTCGATCGCGCCATGATTGACTACAAATGGCTCAACCATATCGATGAACAAGGAGCGTATTTTGTCACGCGCGCTAAAGACAACATGAGCTATCGTGTCCTGCGAAATCCTGATCATCGGTTGCCCGTCTTAACCGACCATGCTCGTGCTCAAGGAATTCTCAAAGATCAAGTCATTTGCATCACGGGCACCAAAGCCGACGATATCCCGATCGAACTCCGCTTGGTGGTCTATCGTGATCCTGCAACCGGCAATGTATACGAGTTCTTGACGAACATCTTTCATTTGGCGGCATTGACCATTGCACAAATTTACAAGGCCCGCTGGGAGATCGAGGTCTTTTTTAAGTGGATCAAACAACATCTCAAAATCAAAATCTTCTTCGGAACCTCCGAGAATGCCGTCATGACGCAGATTTGGATTGCGATGATTACTTATTTGCTGCTGGCATACCTGAAGTATCAAACCAAGTGTCAATACTCGCTGTTACATATTCGTATCCACCCGGTGAACCCATCTTGA
- a CDS encoding VOC family protein, which produces MAAKYVHTNLIAEDWRALANFYQQVFGCVPVPPERDFQGEKLEAGTGIPGAHLRGVHLRLPGYDDNGPTLEIFNYNILESRGKTAVNRPGFGHIAFSVDDVAAAQKAVLQAGGHAIGEIVTLHVATGAKVTWCYVTDPEGNIIELQSWSN; this is translated from the coding sequence ATTGCTGCGAAATATGTTCACACAAATCTCATCGCCGAAGATTGGCGGGCGCTTGCCAACTTCTACCAGCAAGTTTTTGGGTGCGTTCCCGTTCCGCCAGAACGCGACTTTCAAGGCGAGAAACTCGAAGCGGGGACGGGGATTCCAGGCGCACATCTGCGCGGTGTACATCTGCGATTACCTGGCTACGATGATAACGGTCCCACGCTAGAGATTTTCAACTACAACATTCTTGAAAGTCGGGGTAAAACCGCCGTGAATCGGCCAGGCTTTGGGCATATTGCCTTTTCGGTTGATGATGTAGCAGCCGCTCAAAAGGCGGTTTTACAGGCGGGTGGCCACGCAATCGGTGAAATTGTGACCTTGCACGTTGCGACTGGTGCAAAAGTAACTTGGTGCTACGTCACCGACCCAGAAGGCAATATCATCGAGCTACAATCGTGGTCAAACTAA
- the uvrC gene encoding excinuclease ABC subunit UvrC, with the protein MSGTLQNKLDNLPLKPGVYQFKDRAGKIIYVGKAKVLRHRVRSYFQESRPLDVKTARLRSRIADLEIIVTDSEMEALILEMNLIKEYRPRYNVNLRDDKSFPYIRVTNELFPRIFPTRTLVKDGSQYFGPYTDVGQMKALLRTIKRIFPIRSCNYHFTPEVIAKKKYKLCLDYYIKKCDGPCEGLVSAAEYGQVVQQVVNFINGRDRLVVKEMQEKMLALAEKRLYEQAAKLRDRIRFIEEFQYRQKVVTADLTDRDIVAVALEDEDAAGAVFKVREGKIIGRQHYYLNGVFQEPYENVVAAFTKQYYLKADFIPEEIILPVEIPESEEVRAWLELQRQGPVRLVTPRLGEKAKLVEMCGKNAHLLLQELKLQKMKARLKLPHSVVALQRDLRLAQPPRRIECFDISNLQGTDPVAAMVTFEDGRPKKSDYRKFKIRGTQTPDDFAMMAEAIERRYAGTLAKKLPLPDLILVDGGKGQLNAALAVLQRLELNLPIAALAKRLDEVFVPGAAEAQNIPRTSSGLKLLQQLRDEAHRFGVTFHRSLRRKRTTASELSKIPGVGPARRKALLKFYGSLAGVRQASVDELLLVSGITPALAQRIWDYFHTESARQEMPADEE; encoded by the coding sequence ATGTCCGGTACGCTGCAAAACAAGCTCGACAATCTTCCCCTGAAACCCGGCGTCTATCAATTCAAAGACCGCGCCGGCAAGATCATCTATGTGGGCAAGGCCAAAGTGCTGCGTCACCGCGTGCGCTCCTACTTTCAAGAGAGCCGGCCGCTGGATGTCAAAACCGCCCGGCTGCGCAGCCGCATCGCCGACCTCGAGATCATCGTCACCGATTCCGAAATGGAAGCGCTGATTCTCGAGATGAATCTCATCAAGGAATACCGCCCGCGCTACAACGTCAATCTGCGCGACGACAAAAGCTTCCCCTACATCCGCGTCACCAATGAACTGTTTCCGCGCATTTTCCCGACGCGCACGCTCGTCAAGGATGGCTCGCAATATTTCGGCCCCTACACCGACGTCGGGCAAATGAAAGCGCTGCTGCGCACGATCAAACGCATCTTCCCGATCCGGAGCTGCAACTATCATTTCACCCCGGAAGTCATCGCGAAAAAGAAATACAAGCTTTGCCTGGATTACTACATCAAAAAATGCGACGGCCCCTGCGAGGGCCTGGTTTCCGCCGCCGAGTACGGCCAGGTGGTGCAGCAGGTCGTCAACTTCATCAACGGTCGCGACCGGCTGGTGGTGAAGGAGATGCAGGAAAAAATGCTGGCGCTGGCGGAAAAACGGCTGTACGAGCAGGCCGCCAAACTGCGCGACCGCATCCGCTTCATCGAAGAATTCCAATACCGCCAGAAAGTCGTCACCGCTGATCTCACAGACCGGGACATCGTGGCGGTGGCGCTGGAGGATGAGGATGCCGCCGGCGCCGTGTTCAAAGTGCGCGAGGGCAAAATCATCGGCCGGCAGCACTACTATCTCAACGGCGTGTTTCAGGAGCCGTATGAAAACGTCGTGGCTGCCTTCACCAAGCAGTATTATCTCAAAGCTGATTTCATCCCCGAGGAGATCATTCTGCCGGTCGAAATTCCGGAAAGCGAGGAGGTGCGCGCCTGGCTGGAGCTGCAGCGCCAAGGCCCGGTGCGCCTGGTCACACCGCGGCTGGGCGAAAAGGCCAAACTGGTGGAAATGTGCGGCAAAAATGCCCATCTGCTGCTGCAGGAATTGAAGCTGCAGAAGATGAAGGCCAGGCTCAAACTGCCGCACAGCGTGGTGGCGCTGCAGCGCGATTTGCGGCTGGCGCAACCGCCGCGCCGCATCGAGTGTTTCGACATCTCCAACCTCCAGGGCACGGATCCGGTGGCGGCCATGGTCACCTTTGAAGACGGCCGGCCGAAAAAATCGGATTACCGCAAATTCAAAATCCGTGGCACGCAGACCCCCGATGATTTCGCCATGATGGCCGAAGCGATTGAACGCCGCTATGCCGGCACGCTGGCGAAGAAGCTGCCCCTGCCCGATCTCATCCTCGTCGATGGCGGCAAAGGCCAGCTCAATGCCGCGCTCGCCGTGCTGCAGCGGCTCGAGCTCAACCTGCCGATTGCCGCGCTCGCCAAGCGTCTGGATGAAGTGTTCGTGCCCGGCGCTGCCGAGGCGCAAAACATTCCGCGCACCTCCTCCGGGCTGAAGCTGCTGCAGCAACTCCGCGATGAAGCACACCGCTTCGGTGTCACGTTTCACCGCAGCCTGCGGCGCAAGCGCACCACGGCCTCCGAGCTGTCGAAGATTCCCGGCGTTGGCCCGGCGCGGCGCAAGGCTCTGCTGAAATTTTACGGCTCGCTCGCAGGCGTGCGCCAGGCCTCGGTCGACGAACTCCTGCTGGTCAGCGGCATCACCCCCGCCCTGGCACAGCGCATTTGGGATTATTTTCACACGGAGAGCGCCCGGCAAGAAATGCCCGCTGACGAAGAATGA
- a CDS encoding Gar/GrdA family gentamicin resistance ATP-binding protein (provides resistance to garosamine-containing aminoglycosides such as gentamicin) — translation MIIILNGPLGIGKSTLAEALTESIDQCVMLDGDHLVATNPPPVDELAYLHAAIALLVAHGRRHGYRHFVINHLWRTPEELDDLRDRLLDVDADAVIRCFLLTLPLDENLRRIQRRQSARALDEQEFERRTVEEERQVLFKRGSGSLGEPFDVSATPTDLVATLLLRLEQR, via the coding sequence ATGATCATCATCCTGAATGGACCGCTCGGCATCGGAAAGTCAACACTCGCCGAGGCACTCACCGAGAGCATCGACCAGTGTGTGATGCTAGACGGCGACCACCTCGTTGCGACAAACCCGCCGCCAGTCGATGAGCTTGCCTATTTGCACGCGGCGATCGCGTTGCTCGTCGCACACGGCCGGCGGCATGGCTACCGCCATTTCGTCATCAACCACCTCTGGCGAACGCCCGAGGAGCTCGACGACTTGCGCGATAGGCTTCTCGATGTCGACGCTGACGCCGTCATCCGCTGTTTTCTGCTGACCCTTCCGCTTGACGAGAATCTTCGGCGAATCCAGCGCCGTCAAAGTGCACGCGCACTCGACGAGCAGGAGTTCGAACGGCGGACTGTCGAGGAAGAACGCCAGGTCTTGTTTAAGAGGGGTAGTGGTAGTCTGGGTGAACCCTTTGATGTGTCGGCAACGCCGACGGATCTCGTCGCGACGCTCTTGCTTCGCCTTGAGCAGCGATGA
- the purL gene encoding phosphoribosylformylglycinamidine synthase subunit PurL, with the protein MTEPQVTLALALQHGLSEEEYHRILQILGRVPTFTELGIFAVMWSEHCSYKNSIAQLKTLPREGKDLLVKAGEENAGAVDIGNGLAVVFKIESHNHPSAVEPYQGAATGVGGILRDIFTMGARPIAALNSLRFGSLSDRRVRHLVRGVVKGIGDYGNCFGVPTVAGEVYFEDCYRDNPLVNAMAVGLVSHDRMARAAASGAGNSVILIGSATGRDGIHGATFASEEISEHSASKRPQVQVGDPFTEKLLLEATLEMIRADLIIGIQDMGAAGLTCSTSEMSARGGHGMVIDLENVPLRETGMTPYEIMLSESQERMLVVARPGREEAIAEICRKWDLHAALIGKVTTDKMLRVRHHGREVAVIPAASLVLGGGAPVYIREAKPPAYLENTRAFSAAKLPLPPDLGSCLLQLLASPNIASKRWIYRQYDSTVRSNTIILPGGDAAVLRLKGTRKGLAVKTDGNGRYVYLNPRRGAAIAVAEAARNVAVTGARPVAITNCLNFGNPYKPEVYWQFQEAIAGIGEACRALETPVTGGNVSFYNESPTAAVYPTPVIGMLGVLDDVSCATTAHFKQAGDEIALLGANFEEIGGSEYLKVIHGLVTGDCPTLNLEREKALQQACLEMIRQRLVHSAHDVSDGGLAVALAECCLMNEDKFLGAQIALPGFVRPDFALFGESQSLIIISYAPAERRQIAALCAQHRVPISFLGKVGGDTLCINSLLELPLASLAERYFGEIERLLEEQARPAHQPLQNDNFKNSS; encoded by the coding sequence ATGACGGAACCACAAGTTACGCTCGCGCTCGCTCTGCAACACGGCCTGAGCGAGGAAGAATACCATCGCATCCTGCAAATCCTTGGCCGCGTGCCGACCTTCACCGAGCTGGGCATCTTCGCGGTGATGTGGTCGGAACATTGCAGCTACAAGAACTCCATTGCCCAGCTCAAAACCCTGCCGCGCGAGGGCAAAGATTTGCTGGTGAAAGCCGGTGAAGAAAACGCCGGCGCGGTGGACATCGGCAACGGTCTGGCCGTGGTCTTCAAAATTGAAAGCCACAATCACCCCTCCGCGGTCGAACCGTATCAGGGCGCCGCCACCGGCGTGGGCGGCATTCTGCGCGACATCTTCACCATGGGCGCCCGCCCGATTGCCGCACTCAACTCGTTGCGCTTCGGCAGTCTCAGCGACCGCCGCGTGCGCCACCTGGTCAGGGGCGTGGTCAAGGGCATTGGCGATTACGGCAACTGCTTCGGCGTGCCCACCGTCGCCGGCGAGGTTTATTTCGAAGATTGCTATCGTGACAATCCCCTGGTGAATGCCATGGCTGTCGGCCTGGTATCGCATGATCGCATGGCGCGCGCCGCGGCCAGCGGCGCGGGCAACAGCGTCATCCTGATCGGCTCCGCCACCGGCCGCGACGGCATTCACGGCGCCACCTTCGCCAGCGAGGAAATCTCCGAACACAGCGCCAGCAAACGGCCGCAGGTGCAGGTTGGCGATCCCTTCACCGAGAAACTCCTGCTCGAAGCCACGCTTGAAATGATCCGCGCCGACTTGATCATCGGCATTCAGGACATGGGCGCCGCCGGCCTCACCTGCTCCACCTCCGAAATGTCGGCGCGCGGCGGGCACGGCATGGTAATCGATTTGGAAAACGTGCCCCTGCGCGAAACCGGCATGACGCCCTATGAAATCATGCTGTCGGAATCCCAGGAGCGCATGCTGGTGGTGGCGCGGCCCGGCAGGGAGGAGGCCATTGCGGAAATTTGCCGCAAGTGGGATTTGCACGCGGCCCTCATTGGCAAAGTGACGACCGACAAAATGCTGCGTGTGCGCCACCACGGCCGGGAAGTCGCGGTTATACCCGCCGCCAGCCTGGTGCTCGGCGGCGGCGCGCCGGTGTATATTCGCGAAGCCAAACCTCCGGCTTATTTGGAAAACACGCGCGCCTTCTCCGCCGCCAAACTGCCGCTGCCGCCCGATCTCGGCAGCTGCCTGCTGCAATTGCTGGCTTCGCCGAATATCGCCAGCAAACGCTGGATCTATCGGCAATATGATTCGACCGTGCGCAGCAACACCATCATCCTGCCCGGCGGCGACGCGGCCGTGCTCCGCCTCAAAGGCACGCGCAAAGGCCTGGCAGTAAAAACGGATGGCAATGGCCGCTATGTTTATCTCAATCCCCGCCGCGGCGCGGCCATTGCCGTGGCCGAGGCGGCGCGCAACGTGGCTGTCACCGGCGCCCGGCCGGTGGCCATCACCAACTGTTTGAACTTCGGCAATCCCTACAAACCGGAGGTCTACTGGCAGTTCCAGGAGGCGATTGCAGGCATCGGTGAGGCCTGTCGTGCCCTGGAAACCCCGGTGACAGGCGGCAATGTCAGCTTTTATAATGAAAGTCCCACCGCCGCAGTTTATCCCACGCCGGTGATCGGCATGCTGGGCGTGCTGGACGACGTGAGCTGTGCCACCACCGCGCATTTCAAGCAGGCCGGCGATGAAATCGCGCTGCTGGGTGCGAATTTCGAAGAGATCGGCGGCAGCGAGTACCTCAAAGTCATCCACGGTCTGGTGACCGGCGACTGCCCCACCCTGAATCTCGAACGGGAGAAAGCCCTGCAGCAGGCCTGCCTGGAGATGATTCGGCAGCGGCTGGTGCATTCCGCGCATGATGTCTCCGATGGCGGTCTCGCCGTGGCCCTGGCCGAATGCTGCCTCATGAATGAAGACAAATTCCTGGGCGCACAAATTGCACTGCCTGGTTTCGTGCGCCCGGATTTTGCCCTGTTCGGTGAAAGCCAATCCCTCATCATCATTTCCTATGCCCCGGCGGAACGCCGCCAAATCGCCGCGCTCTGCGCCCAACACCGCGTCCCAATTTCCTTTCTGGGAAAAGTTGGCGGCGACACGCTGTGCATAAACTCGCTTCTGGAACTCCCACTCGCGTCACTCGCGGAGCGGTATTTCGGGGAAATCGAGCGGCTGTTGGAAGAACAAGCAAGACCTGCCCACCAACCACTGCAAAATGACAATTTCAAAAATTCCTCTTGA
- a CDS encoding phage integrase N-terminal SAM-like domain-containing protein, with product MRAVIRAKHFSPRTEEAYVGGIKRSVRFHGLRHPREMGAPQVKEFLTHLAVQERVAASTQNQALSAIVFLYKHVLKQELGSFGEMTWAKKPETLPVV from the coding sequence GTGCGCGCCGTGATTCGCGCCAAGCATTTCAGCCCTCGCACCGAAGAAGCCTATGTGGGCGGGATCAAACGCTCCGTTCGGTTTCATGGTCTCCGCCATCCGCGCGAAATGGGCGCGCCGCAAGTGAAAGAATTTCTCACACACCTGGCCGTGCAGGAAAGAGTGGCGGCTTCCACGCAGAATCAGGCGCTCTCTGCCATTGTGTTTTTGTACAAACATGTTTTGAAACAGGAACTCGGATCATTCGGTGAAATGACGTGGGCGAAAAAACCGGAGACCTTGCCGGTGGTTTGA
- a CDS encoding transposase domain-containing protein translates to VENAIRPVALGRKNYLFAGSHEGAKRAAMIYTLVATAKLHQVEPLAYLRDILSRLPDHPITQIAALLPQNWRTPTA, encoded by the coding sequence TGGTTGAGAATGCCATTCGACCGGTGGCATTGGGTCGCAAGAATTATCTCTTTGCCGGCTCGCATGAAGGCGCCAAACGCGCCGCGATGATTTACACCCTGGTGGCCACCGCCAAGCTGCATCAGGTTGAACCCCTGGCTTATCTGCGCGATATTCTCAGCCGCCTGCCCGACCATCCCATCACCCAGATCGCCGCGCTGCTTCCGCAAAACTGGCGCACGCCGACTGCTTGA
- a CDS encoding alpha/beta hydrolase yields the protein MKSRLYGVDHMANITMPSQIIPTPLWRTLVLSVGFVAVVIACAVSCSSLGAVTSPGALDSAEYLSVDGAELYLHVRGADSRAPVMLWLHGGPGGAERPLFRYYNSEIENHFVVVYWDQRGAGRSFSDQANPSLLTVARHLADLDSVVDHLMRTLRRDRVVLVGHSWGSALGMLYARAHPEKVSAFVGVNQIVSMREAHVAEYTFLKKEAARRGDEKMLRRLEAIGAPPFDSAKEAFAVEELVKEYGGLFHQEPNRFWVAFCGIFRGLVTPWEIPRFIRANNVSLEAMHDELLKLDLARDVPALDVPVLFFLGRYDRHTDSEIASTYFGHLKAPLKRLIWFDESAHNIPFEEADRFNTTLVRELQALGILQR from the coding sequence ATGAAGTCACGACTTTACGGCGTTGATCACATGGCGAATATCACGATGCCTAGTCAGATTATTCCAACACCGTTGTGGCGGACGCTTGTCCTGTCCGTTGGGTTCGTGGCCGTCGTCATCGCCTGCGCCGTATCCTGCTCATCTCTTGGAGCGGTCACGTCGCCTGGCGCCCTCGACTCCGCCGAATACCTCTCCGTGGACGGCGCCGAGCTCTACCTGCATGTGCGCGGTGCCGACAGCCGCGCGCCGGTAATGCTTTGGCTTCACGGCGGCCCAGGTGGGGCTGAACGTCCGCTATTCCGCTACTACAACAGTGAGATAGAAAATCATTTCGTCGTGGTCTACTGGGACCAGCGCGGCGCCGGACGTTCCTTCAGCGACCAGGCTAACCCCAGCCTGCTAACGGTCGCACGACATCTTGCGGACCTCGATTCGGTCGTAGATCATCTGATGCGGACTCTCAGACGGGATCGGGTAGTTCTCGTCGGGCACTCGTGGGGAAGCGCGCTCGGCATGCTATACGCCCGCGCGCATCCAGAGAAGGTGTCTGCATTCGTCGGCGTCAATCAGATCGTGTCCATGCGCGAGGCACACGTCGCCGAGTACACTTTCTTAAAGAAGGAAGCAGCTAGGCGCGGTGACGAGAAGATGCTTCGCCGACTTGAAGCGATCGGCGCGCCACCGTTCGACAGCGCCAAGGAAGCTTTTGCAGTCGAGGAACTCGTCAAGGAATACGGTGGTCTGTTTCACCAGGAGCCCAACCGCTTCTGGGTGGCATTCTGCGGCATCTTCCGCGGCTTGGTCACGCCGTGGGAGATCCCTCGCTTCATTCGCGCTAATAACGTCTCCCTTGAGGCGATGCACGACGAGCTGCTCAAGCTCGATCTCGCCCGCGACGTGCCCGCCTTAGATGTACCGGTCCTCTTCTTTCTCGGTCGATACGATCGCCACACTGACAGCGAAATCGCATCCACGTATTTCGGTCATCTGAAGGCGCCTTTGAAGCGCCTGATCTGGTTCGACGAGTCCGCGCACAACATCCCCTTCGAGGAAGCCGATCGCTTCAACACCACGCTCGTGAGGGAATTGCAAGCGTTGGGCATTCTGCAACGATGA
- the blaOXA gene encoding OXA-198 family carbapenem-hydrolyzing class D beta-lactamase: MCKFFITFFVLLFSGQAVAEDQAIAKLFAQRGIDGTIVISSLYGGQTFIHNDPRANHRFSPASTFKILNTLISLEERAISGKDDVLKWDGRTYDFPDWNRDQTLESAFKVSCVWCFQELARRVGAEKYRNYLRKSAYGELREPFEETTFWLDGSLEISAIEQVEFLKKVYQRSLPFSTSSYETLRQIMLVEQTPAFTLRAKTGWAARVKPQIGWYVGYVETSKDVWFFATNLAVHDEMDLPLRQKLTREALQTKGVIE, from the coding sequence ATGTGTAAGTTCTTCATCACCTTTTTTGTCCTCCTTTTTTCTGGCCAAGCAGTAGCTGAAGACCAAGCAATCGCCAAGCTATTTGCCCAGCGAGGCATTGACGGGACTATTGTGATTTCGTCGTTATACGGCGGGCAGACATTCATTCACAACGATCCCCGTGCAAACCATAGATTCTCGCCAGCATCTACATTCAAGATACTGAATACGCTGATCTCACTCGAAGAAAGAGCAATTTCGGGAAAAGACGACGTGCTGAAGTGGGACGGGCGTACTTACGATTTTCCAGATTGGAATCGTGACCAGACGCTGGAAAGTGCATTTAAGGTTTCTTGTGTCTGGTGTTTTCAGGAGCTTGCACGCCGGGTCGGCGCGGAGAAGTATCGAAATTACCTACGCAAGTCAGCTTACGGTGAGTTACGCGAGCCTTTTGAGGAAACAACATTCTGGCTTGATGGTTCACTTGAAATCAGCGCAATAGAACAAGTGGAATTCCTCAAAAAAGTTTATCAGCGCTCTCTCCCATTCAGCACATCGTCTTACGAAACGCTACGACAAATCATGCTTGTAGAGCAAACCCCGGCTTTCACGTTGCGAGCTAAGACAGGCTGGGCAGCGAGAGTAAAGCCGCAAATCGGCTGGTATGTAGGCTACGTAGAAACGTCAAAGGATGTGTGGTTTTTTGCCACGAACCTGGCAGTCCATGACGAAATGGACCTGCCCCTGCGCCAGAAGCTGACGCGAGAAGCATTGCAAACAAAAGGAGTCATCGAATGA
- a CDS encoding tyrosine-type recombinase/integrase, whose product MVAIMYGCGLRVEECVTLRVKDFDFARGRIVVRRGKGEKDRPVPLPQILIQPLQAHLAKVKRLHDADLQKGLGTVDLPCALNRKYTGLSREFNWQYVFPSQDISPNKISGNLQRHHTSERTAVRLSAFRIAQRAKSAHFSRGQSEIGNDVTLEIRE is encoded by the coding sequence ATGGTGGCGATCATGTACGGCTGCGGCTTGCGCGTGGAGGAGTGCGTGACATTGCGCGTGAAAGATTTCGATTTTGCGCGGGGCCGGATCGTGGTTCGCCGCGGCAAAGGCGAGAAGGACCGACCCGTGCCGCTGCCGCAAATTTTGATACAACCGCTGCAAGCGCATTTGGCCAAAGTCAAAAGGCTGCACGATGCAGATTTGCAAAAAGGCCTGGGCACGGTTGATTTACCCTGTGCGCTGAATCGAAAGTATACGGGATTGAGCCGTGAATTCAATTGGCAATACGTTTTTCCCTCGCAGGACATTTCGCCCAACAAGATTTCCGGAAATTTGCAGCGCCATCATACCAGCGAGCGCACTGCTGTCCGGTTGAGCGCATTTCGTATAGCCCAAAGGGCAAAAAGCGCCCATTTTTCCCGGGGTCAATCTGAAATTGGCAATGACGTTACCCTTGAGATTCGCGAGTGA